The Seriola aureovittata isolate HTS-2021-v1 ecotype China chromosome 8, ASM2101889v1, whole genome shotgun sequence genome contains the following window.
TAGAGGCCGGTCGGACAgcacaagacaaaacacagaacacaaccGCTGTCCCGCTCCGTTCATAATTCATTCACAAACTATCAGAAAATAGAACTGCTTTGTCTGGTGGTTGTGGGTCATGGCGATCGCTGACTACTACAGTCAATGGAGGAGCGCTGAGGCTGTAACAGAGGTAGTGACACTGAGccatcacagaaacactgagtggCTCACACAAACAAGCTACAACCACACACCGACATAGGAAGCTACTATTAACTCACAAAAAGGTCTGATCGGCACTAAGTTCACAACACTATCAACACGTGGAAAAACGCGATAAACTCACCATTTAGAGGTCGGTCAGCGTGAAACCAACAATGGATGTTTGATAATGTGGCACAAAGCGAGTGTTTTTCTCGGTTTGTGAAAGCGGATCTGCACAAtcccagctgcagcagcactaGCAGGCCAAGGCACCGCTCTCATTCTCTGCACTTCATCGCCTCATCAGCGGCGGCCCTCTAAAAACTGTCAccttaaatacaaaataacaagTAAATCTCCATTACGCTGCAACATAATACAGCGGCGAAATTCAGTGTGCCATAACCGGTCCCCTAACAGCCACAGCAGCTTATTTACTACATGATTTTTGCCTGCTGTCGAAGTGCCCCCGGTTAATGTTAAAACAAGCCCAGACTGACTGTGTTGGTGAGCAGCAACCAATCGGCACTGCTACCCAACCCCCCGTCTGCAGAGGGCCGTGACACTCACCCTCCTAACACACGCGCACACTTACAAGCACGCACGTGCACGCACATCTACATCCAGGTGAAGTTTCTAATAGTCACTGGTATTTAATAACTGATATTTAACGTAATAATCACAATTTAATGAATTACCTGTTTTTAGAAAATTGCCACATTTCTGCGCGTCTGACCGGCTGTTTCTGACTTTAACTCTACTGAGTGGTATAGGCCTGTTTATCTCTTTGTGGCGACAGGGAGATCATGGAAACAAAATGATTGCAATGCGCAGACAGCTACACGGCCTCTCCGGTCAAACCAAACTCCGTGCGCCATATTGCCTTTCCACAGAGTCCTCTGACATGAGGAAACAGGCCGCTAGGCGCTGaggaaaagaacagaaagaaagaaggagtcAGTGTGGCTGTAAGCGTGCATTACGACCgggctctgctctgctccgATTAAAACACCAGTGATTGTCTTGTAGCTTGCTCTCACATAACATTAATAAGGATTTGGTGCGCGTGCTGTATAATCTTATTGATAAATATCCATAAACGCGCAAACGCAGAGTGCACAATAGGCTCGCTACAGTGGGCCAGTCCTTCAAGATCAAACAAAGACCATCCAGTTACACGCCGACTTGACAGCAGAGGATCTTAcctctgcaattttttttagcGCACTATCAGGGTTGTTGGGCTCACATCTTTACGTGCTTCATATCCATAACCTTTTAGGTGAATGGTACAGTAGAAAGACCAGACAGCTTCGAGGAGCAACTTATTCACCCACACCAACAGATAATATGCCTGGCGTTTATATAAAACAAGACCCTTACATAGTATCTTTAACCAGTTCTACTATCACACCGTGTAAGAATACGTCCTTAAAATAAGATCATGTATGACAGTGTCCCgcaatttaatttagtttagaGGTTAATTTAAAGGTAATATTACAAGGTGATTACTATTATCTTGGGACATGAGCCCTCTTGTGTCTACAGGGAGGATTACATGCTTTCGATTTGGAAGAAGAGAAGTAATTTTGAAAAGACCATGTcgttcttttattttggtttcacaTACatcacattagcatttattaCATATTCCACACAgcacttttctgttttatgaagTAATCTTTTTTCTAATGAACAGCATAACACCATACATGTAAATCTGGAAGTGCTTATCAAGTGAGTTTAGGGACGAAAACAGGCAATACAATACATAATCAAAACTAGATTCACAAAGTGAAGAATTAACAAATACTGTGTTCAAATGTTTATAATGCATTGAGTTTTACCAGTTCAagctaattaaaatgtattgcaGTGTCCCCTTGTTAGGTATGATGCAGGAtaatatcacaaaataaaatacatattgaaCTGGACAACACAGAAAGGACAATTACACATCCACATATTTATGGTAAGGAAAAAGCTGATTTCATAGGCTGTTTCAACTAAAATGCAATTTTtataaatgtagaaaatatcACAAGAAGCTGGCCATAGAAATGTTAAAGCAGAGTAAGAAAACGTGTTACAACTCAGAGGAACACAACgcttgaggggaaaaaagatcCACTCTCCAGTGAGGTTCGAACCACAAACtgatacatacattttttgcctATACTGATTGGTGTGATTAATTCATATGCATGCATCTCTTCCAAACTGGAGTAACATACTTCTGATTCAGTCATTTATTATGAGAGGATGAAGATAATGTCAACCACTGTACAGTGAAAACTCAGTCAGAGCCATTTCAAATGACACagttatttttgaaaacatttgaaggCAATGTTTTCCTCAGTGTCCTCTTACTGGATGCACTCAAATATTTTTCAAGCTAGCTGCAGAACTATTCTCTGGTTTCATCCACTTTGCTACTTGGCTCACAGAGGTCTCTTTTCTCCATCATGGTGTATGGAAAAGGTGGAACATCACAGGCAGTGAAGTCCAGTTTCTTGGGAACACTGCAGTTGCTAAAGTCAAGTTTCTTGCCGCTGTCACAACCAAACTCCAGCTTCTTGAGCCGGGCTAGACTCTTGATGCTGCCAGGGGGCCTGCCGGGGCTGACCTTATATCCTGCTGCTTTGGTGGTACCAAGGGGCCTCCCCGGGCTGGTTTTGAACCCAGCTGCTTTAGTTGTTCCAAGTGGACGTCCAGTACTTGTTCGGTAACCAGCAGACTTTGTGGTCCCTGATGGTCTCCCTCTCCGCCCTGACTTAACAATGCCCTTCTTCTTCTTAGAGCTATCGGGCCCTGCAGCTTCATTGCCCCTGATTCTTACTGTCTGAGTCTGGAAGTCGTTCTGGGTGTCTTGCATTTGGCATGCCATGGCTTTGTGCATGCCCTGTGGCAGAGGGGCTAGGCCAGCAAGAGACAGCTGCAAACCAGGGTTGGTTGGAGAGGGGTAGAATTTGTTGGACTGGGTGCTACATAAATCAAAGTGGCTGGCTGGATGACAGTCCTCTGCCAGTCCACTCATACAATAGTCATTGCTGCTACTGGTCACTTGATGCATCATTTTCTGTTGGGAgtgcagagaaataaacatTAGGCAGAAAGGCACTACAAATGCACGTTTAccctgacaaacacaaacccaaAGAAGCATTTTTAATAGCTTGCTTTTGGTGGAGAAAACAGGCCTTGTAGCGTTGCAACACTAAACGTAAGTATTGTCACAtgcaaacagtaaaatgaattgTTCGTACCTCATTTGTTGGTGGACGTTGGGCTGGAAAGGGTTAATTTCGAATCgcatacattttctttctctgacagCCACATCTTCGTGAAGACGCTGCACAAACTACGCCCTGGCATCCATGGCTATTGTCTTGCAGCGtccctgttttttctgttgcctattttctgttcatttaatCCTTTAGGCAGAGGTTTAGATGAGAGAGGCAGCCATTTTCgcctggaaaaaaaattaataaaacaggaTGCGCTGACCACGCATGCGCACTAAGGCTTTCAGGAAACGCAAGGCAGATTAGTGTCACCCAATGTGGCTCTACCAAAAAACTATATTAAATATAATCTTAATAGCAGAACGTGGGTTTCTACCaacaaaaagtcacaaaagaTTATTATTTGATGCTATTGTAGCAACTACCAAGTGCTACATTATCTACCACTTatacaaatgcaaaaaacaaaaaaacaaaacaaaaaaaaaacatgtctacATTATCACTGGTCATTGATAAAAATTTGAGCTCAAGTgtcataacaacaacaatgacaacaaagaccattcttcatttttttgtagtttttattaacATCCATATGAACTTAAGCACAGACactggatttattttcagtgctgGAACAGGTAGCAATATACATTTATCAGCGTTTCCTCCGATGGTCGTCTCTGATCTTTTGCAAAATTAAGTCCATGGGACTTAAGTTTCTCTGATGAGCTTGGTCAGCTTCTGAATCTTTGTTTTGGTGGACATGTCCACATACTTGTCGCCGATGCTGACAATCATGCCCCCAAGAATTGCAGGATCCGACTGTGAAGAAATGACAACAGTTGAAATTACAGATGATTTAAATTTACACTACGACTGATTCACTAAATTGGCATCAAAATGATTTGCTTCACCTTTACTTTTATCGTGATGAAGTAACACCAACTGCAATATGGTAATATGTATGTTTCTGATGTATTTACACAGTACCTTTGTCTCCAGCTTGATGGTTTCACCCTTCTGGAGAAAGCCCTTGAGAGCGACTTTCAGATCAGCAAGATTAACTTCATCCAAAGGCTGAAATGGATAAATACGCATTGCATGActgtacaatatatatatagcaagcaaaaatctaaatattaaagTTAGAGTGACTGATACATAATAGGGGCTGTTTTTATGAGGTGATTTGTTTTGCGGTGTAGATTTAACAAAGGTATGCAGGAACATATCCTACATGTCCACCCATGTCATACCTGAGCAGTAGTGACTGAGCAGATGACCTCTCCACGGTGAGCACTCATCATCTTGCCGAAAGCACTGATCACATCACCAGTTAGAGTAAGACGACCATTGTCAGCcaaaacatctgca
Protein-coding sequences here:
- the si:ch1073-44g3.1 gene encoding UPF0461 protein C5orf24 homolog; protein product: MMHQVTSSSNDYCMSGLAEDCHPASHFDLCSTQSNKFYPSPTNPGLQLSLAGLAPLPQGMHKAMACQMQDTQNDFQTQTVRIRGNEAAGPDSSKKKKGIVKSGRRGRPSGTTKSAGYRTSTGRPLGTTKAAGFKTSPGRPLGTTKAAGYKVSPGRPPGSIKSLARLKKLEFGCDSGKKLDFSNCSVPKKLDFTACDVPPFPYTMMEKRDLCEPSSKVDETRE